From a single Desulfobulbaceae bacterium genomic region:
- a CDS encoding DUF4338 domain-containing protein produces MLPQLRFQKVTRANSVLWNEYIERYHYLGYTPLPGAQLRYFVYAGEQLVALTGFGAAAWQTAPRDIFIGWNHEQRKKNLHLITNNARFLILPWVQSKNLASKILSLTTRQLPDDWEDRYNIRPVLLETFVENKRFIGTCYKAANWQLCGKTKGRGKLGPAGKVSVPIKDVWVYPLEKKFRSILTA; encoded by the coding sequence CTGTTACCTCAATTGCGTTTCCAAAAGGTCACGAGAGCCAATTCTGTACTATGGAATGAGTATATTGAGAGATATCATTATCTTGGGTATACTCCTCTGCCAGGAGCACAATTGCGCTATTTTGTCTATGCGGGTGAGCAGCTTGTTGCCCTGACAGGTTTTGGTGCAGCTGCGTGGCAAACGGCGCCAAGAGACATCTTCATTGGCTGGAATCATGAACAGAGGAAAAAGAATTTGCATTTGATCACCAATAATGCCCGTTTTTTGATTTTGCCTTGGGTACAATCAAAAAATCTTGCATCAAAAATTCTGTCGCTAACGACTCGACAACTTCCAGACGATTGGGAAGACAGATATAACATCCGGCCGGTATTACTGGAGACATTCGTCGAAAATAAGAGATTTATTGGTACCTGCTATAAGGCTGCTAATTGGCAATTATGCGGAAAAACTAAAGGTCGAGGAAAACTTGGACCAGCAGGAAAAGTGAGTGTTCCCATTAAAGATGTTTGGGTGTATCCTCTGGAAAAGAAGTTCCGGAGTATCTTGACGGCGTAA